Sequence from the Hoplias malabaricus isolate fHopMal1 chromosome 10, fHopMal1.hap1, whole genome shotgun sequence genome:
CCCACTGCACACTCCATGAATATGACTTTAGATATAATAATGTATCTCTATTGTGAACCCATATTTGTGTTTGAATGTTGGTGCTATGACAGGGTAATTTTAGAGCTGTTTCAGGTGAGCTTTCTCAccgcgcacacacaaacacacacacacacacaaaactgtacAAACATCCGGTGGTGAATGAGGGACTAGGTGAGACATGCCTgaagtgtatgagtgtgtgtgtgtggttaaggTAGATAGTGTCAAAAGGCTTAACCACATGCTTCAGCTTCAAATACACACAGGCATTTGCTCCTAGTCTACCCTTtccacccacacactctctaaCTGCCTTTTAAATAATAGCATCAGTGCTGCATTATACATAGAATAATGTGCaattgtttctgtttgttttgtgtaaGCTTTTGTCCAGCTATATTGTTGACGCTGTATAACTGATTAGAGAACAATTCCTTGCAGTCGAAACACACTCAGCATCTGCAGGAACATAGAAGCAGATAAACATCTCCAACATAATCTACATCCATATATCACTCGATTCACTACACAGTTCTGCTGAAAGCAAAGCAATTTTTGTGAGTTAAAGCATCGTATTATAAACATAACACTTGTCTAAAACCACTCTCACAAAAAGTTTATTGAAGTCTTCACCATACAAAGGGAGCACTGAAGTGAAAATTGCCTCTAGGGTATTACCCGGACATAGAAGCAAGTACAAAACGGATTGCAACATGCTTGAAATCACATCAAACACCGgagaaaacataaaaaacagcacacaatgagtaaatattctgaataaattaataataagaagaaataaATAGTTTCAGGATATAACAGTCTCACCTCTACAATTGGCTTAACCAgcattaaatgattaaaaaccgcataataaatatgtaaagcCATTCTGATGTGAAATACTCCATTCTGGAGAAACTGTAGAGACTTAAAAACATAAATCTcagaaagttcattcattcattcgttcattgtctgtaagcggttatccagggtcgcggtgggtccggagcctacccggaatccctgggcgcaaggcgggatcacaccctggagggggcgccagtccttcacagggtcacacacacacactcacacattcactcacacctacagacacttttgatttGACAGTCCtcctaacaatgtgtgttttgaatcACAGAAAGTTGTTACTTGAAAAGGTTAAGAATCCATGGCAAGATGAGGCATTGTTTTATGATGAGTgttaaaaatgtagtttttaaaatctatttgtGGCGGAGAGGTACACAGCAAATTAAAATCTGAAAGAACTATTCACTATTTCAATATTGCCAACATTGCATAAAATACTCTATATACAGTAGGTATTTTGGACGGTAAAATATAACAGATCGTCATGGCAACCCTAGAAAATGAAGTAAACTTCAACATCTCACATCAAACCGCTCTGAATGACTGGTCATCCTAATGATTAATTTATGCACAAATTTTGAAAACCCactggaattcccctttaatttACTGGTTTTCATTCTTGCATCTTATTAGTAGCATATATCACTAAAGCATCATAGTGAAACTTAACAACATGTCTCCTCCAATCAGGTTTAAGCTGCAGGTTCCACGTCTTTAACGTGTTTCAAGGTCACATCTTCGCAGTGTTCCTCTTCCAAGGCAGGTGTTATATGCAGGTGGATTTATGGGAAATCAAGCAAAGATTTAGGTTCAACTTATGTTTCCCCTGAAGAATTATTTCAACCTTTCTCATTAATCAGTGAATTTGTTGTAGATGCTCCTTCTCTCACATAAACCCATTGAACTCACTGCTGCGTGCCCAATGCCTGTGAGCTAACTAtacttttttcaaaaataacccTCCAGAAAACCAAAAATAGCAACAGAGTCTTCGCTGCGCTATTGCAACAagacaacacagttccactgtttgcACAGGACTTTGGAAATAAACTTAGTGACATTCCAAAGCATTGCGCTTATTGTATAATTTCAGGCAAATGTTGTGTTACCGTAAACATCCCCCTCTCACAAGTCTTTAACAAACACTTTAGTCACTGGGAAGCCAAACCAGCCTTTCTCTGGCTCTTCGTAatcatcctcctcttcatcctctaCTCCAGAAGTCTCACCTTGCAGGCGGTAGCCCAGTTTCCTGAAGAACACCTCCCCAACTTTGGAAGGGAAGGGCACATGAGCGTAAACCCTGAAGATTCCACTCTGCCGTGCTCTGGCTTCCAGGCTTTGGACCAGGAGTGTTCCGAGACCTTCTCTTCTGTACCAGCTTTGGACCACCAGCCTACAGATGCGATAAACTCCATCTCGGCTCCAACCATCCCGAGCCACACAGCCTAGCACTTCATCCTCACTGTCTGCAACCCACACTTCCCCAGCTACTCTCGCCCTATGTTTCAGGTCATCTTCATCCACCTTCTCCTTCGTCTTCCCTTTGTCCTGCTCTCTggctttctccttctccttgtcTTTGGCCTTTTTGCGCCGTTTAGCCTTGTCCTGGTTAGACACTAACTTGGCTTTGGCCGCATGGGGATTCGGCAGGTCCCGTTCAGATCCAGCTCCATAACAACTTCCCAAATAGTCCCAGTATGGTCTGGAGGAACCCAGGATCCCTGTAGAGCGAGGGATGGTTAGCTTGAGATAGACGATGGAAAGGAAGACAGGAATGAGCAGGGCCACCATGAAAGAGTGCACTAAGAAGCGGAGAACAGAAGAGAGTGTGGCCAACACGAGAAGCGCCAGTGGACGAGTGAGAAGGTGGAGGATGAGGCGGTTCTCTGTCCCTTCGCATCCCTCCTGCAGAGGAAGAAAACATCAGGGAATCTTTAGATGAGTAAAGAAAGAGTGGTGGAGGTGAAGTTGAGGAAGAGAAGAACGAAATACAAAAATGTGTCGATGGCACACTGACCCAGCATTCAATCCCTGGTTTCAGAATAAGACCTGACAAATCACACAGCACATGAATCTGTTCTAGGATTATTCTAGACCTGCCTGATTAATGAGTTCATTCATATTTGTGGCATGAGGactaagaaacaaaacaaatgtcaaATAATTTAGGTATGAAGAAATTATGCGCATATTAATTGGAACTTCTAACATTAATAACAGTTAACTTAACCTTCTTACTTAGTTTATATactaaatcataaaatatatttggtgtACAAtgttttcaagtgtttttttttgtgtaatacCTAATGGTAAATCAACATTCAACATGGGAGaaagttttcattttttttaaaaggtgcAGTTGTATGTTacaaaaaaatgcttttaaacgtatttgtACACTATAATATCTGTCCTCTGAGAAGAAGGTTTTGAGAAAGCTTTGTAGTGTCCAAGATAAAACACAACATTTTAGAACCCTCGGTGGGTTTGACTGACCCATAATCAAGCACATACTAGCAGAAGACAACTAAATTACACTAAACAAATGTACAGCAAGAAAATTGCTGACAAAATGGGTAGCACCTTAATGAGGGCCTTGACAGCCTCAATGTCTTCCTCCTTCATTCGACGAATTACAACAGTGCCTAGGTCCAACCTCACCATCTTGCAGTTCAGCTTTAACCAGTGACCTTAAAAAGAGAGAGTTTATTAAATTGAATGATAAAGACTGTTCTATGCTCTACATTTTATGTGTTTTGCGTATTTTATACCCAGAACGAGAATCAGTTGAGACAAACCACAAACATAACCAAAGAGCAGAGGCCCCCCAAGACTTGGAATATAACCGCCATTTTAGGCCACAGGTAGTTTAATGCAATAGTAATAAACAatactacatttcccataattaCGCATTAATAACTGGTGGAGGTTGTTTAAGAAACGTCAAACGTGTTCTTTACAAACTTGGCAATTCAAAGAACGACACTGAGTCAGTTTTATCGGTATTATATTGCTTTGATTTAATGTGGATACATTTGGCTTTATTTCCTCAAACAAAttctcgttccaccttaaatagtgctgCAGTCCATTCCATTAAGAAGTGTGCAACGGTTCTACTAGCACTGTGCCCCATGTAGATAACctcttcaccatttaaggtggagttatCGCTGAGATAAGAAGCTATGGTAGGG
This genomic interval carries:
- the nat14 gene encoding probable N-acetyltransferase 14, encoding MVRLDLGTVVIRRMKEEDIEAVKALIKEGCEGTENRLILHLLTRPLALLVLATLSSVLRFLVHSFMVALLIPVFLSIVYLKLTIPRSTGILGSSRPYWDYLGSCYGAGSERDLPNPHAAKAKLVSNQDKAKRRKKAKDKEKEKAREQDKGKTKEKVDEDDLKHRARVAGEVWVADSEDEVLGCVARDGWSRDGVYRICRLVVQSWYRREGLGTLLVQSLEARARQSGIFRVYAHVPFPSKVGEVFFRKLGYRLQGETSGVEDEEEDDYEEPEKGWFGFPVTKVFVKDL